The Anastrepha obliqua isolate idAnaObli1 chromosome 5, idAnaObli1_1.0, whole genome shotgun sequence DNA window CACACCGTACGCTTCCGGCATACGTTCAATGGCGTATTTGTGCGCCGCCACATACATTAGAGGTACGCCTGGAATTTTGCGTATACGATTTTTCAAATCCTTGTCATTGGTAGCCACTATATAACACTTGTGTTGACGCACTCTTTCCACTAAGCAGTCATCCGCATATGTGCCTTTATGAAGGCATGGCAAACGCTCAAAGCGTGGATCCGATATAATACGCAGCGCTAATTTGTAACGGCTTCCCAATTTTTCTAACTCAGCTCGAACACAATCCGAAATGTAGGGTATACATTTGGCATATAAGCAGTCCATCATGCCTTGAATGATgtccaatttgtttttaatgctAAAGTTTATGAAATTCGTATCAAGAATGATGTGATATGGTGGGCCCAGCTGTGTATTGTATTGGAAGAAAAGTGCCGAACTTTGTTGTTGGACATGATGCACTTTCAGAGCGAGTGGATCATTTGGTTTCTTTCGCTTTTTGCGTATTTCTTCTTTAATACGCGAATCAGTGGGCTTCATCAACCGCTTTAGACTCGCTGTACGTTGCTTCTGTATTTTCCGAGTTTTCTTTTGCTTGCCCTATAAAGGTAGAGccgaaatatcaaaagttagttcttttttaataatttataaccTTACCATCGCAATTTATcaatataaaaa harbors:
- the LOC129247692 gene encoding rRNA-processing protein FCF1 homolog; this encodes MGKQKKTRKIQKQRTASLKRLMKPTDSRIKEEIRKKRKKPNDPLALKVHHVQQQSSALFFQYNTQLGPPYHIILDTNFINFSIKNKLDIIQGMMDCLYAKCIPYISDCVRAELEKLGSRYKLALRIISDPRFERLPCLHKGTYADDCLVERVRQHKCYIVATNDKDLKNRIRKIPGVPLMYVAAHKYAIERMPEAYGVKA